From Thalassotalea euphylliae, the proteins below share one genomic window:
- a CDS encoding chemotaxis protein CheX, with translation MNVEFINPFLSSMLNVMSTMAMMELTPEKPKLKQGEVAKGDVSGLIGMVSDQAKGSLSITFEASLAIATMKNMVGEGPDEVNEEITDLVGEITNMVTGGAKRMLSEKGFEFDMATPMVVSGKDHTINHKAEGPVVIIPLSSEHGKAFIEFSFD, from the coding sequence ATGAATGTAGAGTTTATTAACCCTTTCTTATCTTCCATGTTGAACGTAATGTCTACAATGGCAATGATGGAGTTAACACCGGAAAAGCCAAAGCTAAAACAGGGTGAAGTCGCCAAAGGTGACGTCTCTGGTTTAATTGGTATGGTGAGTGACCAAGCTAAAGGTTCACTATCTATTACATTCGAAGCATCGCTCGCCATTGCCACTATGAAAAATATGGTTGGTGAAGGCCCAGATGAAGTTAACGAAGAAATCACTGACCTTGTTGGTGAAATCACTAACATGGTAACCGGTGGTGCCAAGCGTATGTTAAGCGAAAAAGGCTTCGAATTTGATATGGCAACGCCGATGGTCGTTTCGGGTAAAGACCACACAATTAATCACAAAGCAGAAGGCCCTGTGGTGATTATTCCATTGAGCTCAGAGCACGGTAAAGCCTTTATTGAGTTCAGCTTCGACTAG
- a CDS encoding LysR substrate-binding domain-containing protein, translating into MLELKHLRTIHAIQQHGSLTKAAQSLATSQSALSHQLKELEHKLSTTLVIRDKRSVSLTAQGKSIKVLADEVLPKIEAVIATLTERPQAQSLSLGFACHACFQWLMPICSTLQQDYPNLSWDIRDDVFEQECDLDILFTDEACTDGQSIEIALGKFEQVAVVSELNPLAIKSELCAADFADQTLLTYPVPINRLDIFKQVLTPAHVIPAKTRQVANSHSILQMIHGNIGIAVLPNWLVNAYQYQLGIKTIGLKPAITKSLYIRLKSDVADLMSVQQLVIASRDKFATLMQPFQ; encoded by the coding sequence TTGTTAGAGCTTAAACATTTACGCACCATTCACGCGATTCAGCAACACGGTAGCCTTACCAAAGCGGCACAGTCACTCGCCACTAGCCAATCCGCGCTATCACATCAATTAAAAGAGCTTGAGCATAAGTTATCGACAACCTTAGTTATCCGAGATAAACGCAGTGTCAGCTTAACGGCGCAAGGTAAATCAATTAAGGTACTGGCCGACGAGGTACTGCCTAAGATTGAGGCTGTCATTGCCACCTTAACTGAGCGTCCACAAGCACAAAGCCTGTCGCTTGGTTTTGCTTGCCATGCTTGTTTTCAGTGGTTAATGCCGATTTGTAGCACGTTGCAACAAGACTACCCCAATTTAAGCTGGGATATTCGCGATGACGTATTTGAACAAGAATGCGATCTCGATATCCTGTTTACCGATGAAGCTTGTACGGACGGGCAATCCATTGAAATAGCGCTGGGGAAGTTCGAGCAAGTGGCGGTGGTCAGCGAACTCAACCCCTTGGCCATTAAAAGCGAACTTTGTGCCGCAGATTTTGCCGATCAAACCCTGCTCACCTACCCTGTTCCCATCAATCGTTTAGATATATTTAAACAAGTATTAACACCTGCGCATGTGATCCCCGCGAAAACTCGCCAAGTGGCCAATTCACATTCTATTTTACAGATGATCCACGGTAATATCGGTATTGCGGTACTCCCCAACTGGCTGGTTAACGCCTATCAATATCAGTTGGGTATCAAAACCATTGGGCTTAAACCCGCGATCACAAAATCGTTATACATACGCCTAAAATCCGATGTCGCGGATCTAATGAGTGTGCAACAGTTGGTTATTGCATCACGTGATAAATTCGCTACGCTTATGCAACCATTTCAGTAA
- a CDS encoding VOC family protein, which yields MLYLEHVNIVVKDIPASLIFYQAAFPHWRVRCEGSGEWYGKPRNWLHFGDDYQYLALSDHGEGTLRDNKQHQVGLAHFGYVVQNLNAVIERLTKAGFPVDTYGTPNPHRQNAYFVDPTGYEVEFIEYFSDVPSERNNNQT from the coding sequence ATGCTGTACTTAGAACATGTAAATATAGTGGTTAAAGACATTCCTGCCAGCTTGATCTTTTATCAAGCAGCTTTTCCGCACTGGCGTGTGCGTTGTGAAGGGAGTGGCGAATGGTATGGAAAACCTCGTAACTGGTTACATTTTGGTGATGACTATCAATACCTTGCATTAAGTGATCACGGCGAAGGAACACTCAGGGACAACAAGCAGCACCAAGTTGGGCTAGCTCACTTTGGCTACGTTGTGCAAAACCTCAATGCTGTTATTGAACGATTAACCAAAGCGGGATTTCCTGTCGATACCTACGGCACTCCAAACCCTCACCGACAAAACGCGTATTTTGTTGACCCTACAGGTTATGAGGTGGAATTTATCGAGTACTTTAGCGATGTACCCAGCGAAAGAAACAATAATCAGACTTAG
- the soxR gene encoding redox-sensitive transcriptional activator SoxR — MLEEANWSVGRVAKRCGVKVSTLHYYEQQGLIRSWRNNGNQRRYKADVLRRISVIKAAQKMGISLADIKSAFASLPNNRTPTKEDWNQLAASWQAQLNARIHYLETLRDSLSGCIGCGCLSLKTCPIYNPEDRLGAEGEGAVIIERQAALKGDKQV, encoded by the coding sequence ATGTTGGAAGAAGCGAATTGGAGTGTTGGTCGCGTGGCCAAACGCTGCGGTGTAAAAGTGTCGACCTTGCACTACTATGAGCAACAAGGGTTGATCAGAAGTTGGCGTAACAATGGTAATCAACGTCGCTACAAAGCGGATGTCTTGAGGCGAATTTCCGTGATTAAGGCGGCGCAAAAAATGGGGATCAGTTTAGCCGATATTAAATCGGCATTTGCCAGCTTACCCAATAACCGCACACCGACTAAAGAAGATTGGAATCAACTGGCCGCTAGCTGGCAAGCGCAGCTGAACGCGCGGATTCACTACTTAGAAACGTTACGTGATTCGCTTTCAGGTTGTATTGGCTGCGGCTGCTTATCGTTAAAAACGTGTCCTATATACAACCCAGAGGACAGGTTAGGCGCAGAGGGAGAAGGCGCGGTTATTATTGAGCGTCAAGCGGCGCTAAAAGGGGACAAGCAAGTATAA
- a CDS encoding secondary thiamine-phosphate synthase enzyme YjbQ, with amino-acid sequence MWQQVEFSLSAKARGFHLITNEVARQLPVLSSIECGLLHLFVKHTSASLTINENADPTVRSDMEAHFNQFVPENARYYQHTYEGADDMPAHIKASTLGSSVSIPITNGRLNLGTWQGIYLGEHRDYGGSRTLVATIQGE; translated from the coding sequence ATGTGGCAACAAGTTGAATTTTCTTTATCTGCAAAAGCGCGTGGTTTTCATTTGATCACCAATGAAGTGGCGCGGCAGTTACCTGTACTGAGCAGCATTGAATGTGGCTTACTGCACTTATTTGTAAAGCACACTTCAGCGTCACTTACCATTAATGAAAACGCCGACCCAACGGTACGTTCTGATATGGAAGCACACTTTAATCAGTTTGTGCCCGAAAATGCCCGCTATTACCAACACACCTATGAAGGTGCTGATGATATGCCAGCCCATATTAAGGCTAGTACGCTTGGCAGTAGCGTTAGTATTCCTATTACTAATGGCCGCTTAAATTTAGGCACTTGGCAAGGGATTTATTTAGGCGAGCATCGCGATTACGGTGGCAGCCGCACACTCGTGGCTACCATTCAAGGTGAGTAA
- a CDS encoding ISL3 family transposase: MSELTFLAQFWEGFHVTNIETNPTSIHFTLEPNSSGRCRCGQLTNSIHDSSWRNIQDATMLGRKVSLAVKTRRIVCPNCGVVTESIRWLEPFARITKRLQSYVEGLLPILPIKHISEVTGLHWHTIKQIDKARLAQQVKAPNWSRVKRLVMDEFALFKGHRYATVIADADTYQVLWIGVGRARQHIRPFFESLGEHCQQIEAVAMDMNTAFDLEVKQHCPQARIVYDLFHVVAKYGREVVDRVRVDQANQLKHDKQARRWVKRSRWVLLKNRDNLNTHQQGYLDELLSMNRDLMVVYLLGEQLKELWYCEDEEQAKNLWQCWWQQVIESGIKPLIAFAQRLKPYLHGITSSAIYRMNTCTLEGMNNKIKLIKRMAYGYRDIEYFFLKIKAAFPGKPR, translated from the coding sequence ATGTCAGAGCTTACTTTTCTTGCCCAGTTTTGGGAAGGGTTTCATGTCACAAATATTGAAACCAATCCTACATCCATTCACTTCACGTTAGAGCCTAACAGCTCAGGTCGATGCCGTTGTGGTCAATTAACTAACAGTATTCACGATTCGTCTTGGCGTAATATCCAAGATGCTACGATGCTGGGTCGTAAGGTGAGCTTAGCTGTTAAGACACGGCGAATTGTCTGCCCAAACTGCGGTGTTGTTACGGAATCAATTCGTTGGCTAGAGCCATTCGCCCGGATAACCAAACGACTTCAAAGTTACGTCGAAGGGTTATTGCCAATCCTACCTATCAAGCATATCTCAGAGGTGACAGGACTTCATTGGCATACCATCAAACAAATTGATAAAGCGCGGCTTGCACAACAAGTTAAAGCGCCGAATTGGTCGCGCGTAAAACGCTTAGTCATGGACGAATTTGCCCTGTTTAAAGGTCATCGATACGCCACAGTCATCGCAGACGCGGACACTTACCAAGTGCTCTGGATTGGCGTTGGTAGAGCAAGGCAGCATATTCGCCCGTTCTTTGAGTCACTTGGTGAGCATTGCCAGCAAATTGAAGCTGTTGCAATGGACATGAACACGGCCTTCGACTTGGAAGTTAAGCAACACTGCCCACAGGCTCGCATCGTTTACGACCTTTTTCATGTCGTGGCTAAATACGGTCGCGAGGTTGTTGATCGCGTTCGCGTTGACCAAGCCAACCAGCTCAAGCATGACAAGCAGGCCAGGCGTTGGGTTAAACGCTCTCGTTGGGTTTTACTTAAGAACCGAGATAACTTAAATACTCATCAGCAAGGATACCTAGATGAACTGCTCAGCATGAACCGAGACTTAATGGTGGTGTATCTATTAGGTGAGCAACTCAAAGAACTTTGGTATTGCGAGGATGAAGAGCAAGCCAAAAATCTCTGGCAATGCTGGTGGCAACAAGTCATTGAAAGTGGCATTAAACCATTGATTGCCTTTGCTCAAAGGCTCAAACCATACCTGCATGGCATCACTTCTTCAGCAATCTATCGGATGAACACATGTACCTTGGAAGGCATGAACAATAAAATCAAACTGATTAAGCGAATGGCGTATGGATACCGAGATATAGAATATTTCTTTTTAAAGATAAAAGCAGCTTTCCCCGGAAAGCCGCGATGA
- the alr gene encoding alanine racemase — translation MSVRTATAAIDLQALAHNVTQIKQLAPDSQILAVLKANAYGHGLERIAEALAEQDVGAFGVARLDEALALRACGVVKPIVLMEGFFSPQELPLLDVNSLHTVIHNQEQLDALLVANLQTPIKVWLKVDTGMHRLGVEPAQFHDFYQALKASPNVQDDIVLMSHLSCADDVKSDHTPTQLGLFTALTEKLASQQRLQKTLANSAAICAWPATHLDWVRPGLMLYGVSPMLDKTAEQLSIQPVMTLKSSLIAKRFIKKGESVGYGAAWTAEKDTHIGVIAIGYGDGYPRHAPNGTPVLINGRRVPLVGRVSMDMINVDLGGAAQGECHDNIGDIATLWGEGLGIEEIAQWATTIPYELLCNITRRVNMTVSS, via the coding sequence ATGTCGGTTCGTACTGCAACGGCTGCAATTGATTTGCAGGCGCTCGCTCATAATGTCACTCAGATCAAACAACTTGCCCCAGATTCACAAATATTGGCGGTGCTTAAAGCCAATGCCTATGGTCATGGCTTAGAGCGTATTGCCGAAGCTCTGGCCGAGCAGGACGTTGGTGCGTTCGGTGTCGCGCGTTTGGATGAAGCATTGGCCCTTAGGGCGTGCGGCGTGGTCAAGCCGATTGTCTTGATGGAAGGCTTTTTTAGTCCGCAAGAGCTGCCGCTGTTGGATGTGAATAGCCTGCACACTGTGATTCACAATCAGGAACAACTTGACGCTTTGTTGGTGGCGAACTTGCAAACACCGATCAAAGTCTGGTTGAAAGTTGATACAGGCATGCACCGCTTAGGGGTTGAACCCGCACAATTTCATGACTTTTATCAGGCGCTAAAAGCCTCACCTAACGTGCAAGATGATATTGTGCTGATGAGTCATTTAAGCTGCGCCGATGATGTGAAAAGCGATCACACGCCAACACAACTTGGTTTGTTTACTGCCTTAACTGAAAAGCTAGCCAGCCAACAAAGGCTACAAAAGACACTCGCTAACTCGGCCGCCATATGCGCGTGGCCTGCTACGCACTTAGATTGGGTAAGACCGGGCTTAATGCTCTATGGTGTGAGTCCTATGCTTGATAAAACCGCTGAGCAGCTCAGTATTCAACCGGTAATGACGTTGAAATCTAGCCTTATTGCTAAGCGTTTTATCAAAAAAGGCGAGTCGGTTGGCTATGGCGCAGCATGGACGGCAGAAAAAGACACGCATATTGGCGTCATTGCCATTGGCTACGGTGATGGTTACCCCCGTCATGCGCCAAATGGTACGCCAGTATTAATTAATGGTCGCCGTGTACCGCTTGTTGGCCGCGTTTCAATGGACATGATCAATGTTGATCTTGGCGGTGCAGCGCAGGGCGAATGTCACGACAACATCGGTGATATTGCCACTTTGTGGGGCGAAGGCTTAGGTATTGAAGAAATCGCCCAATGGGCAACCACAATTCCTTACGAGCTACTGTGTAATATCACTCGCCGCGTCAATATGACGGTGTCCTCCTAG
- a CDS encoding DUF6702 family protein, which yields MTTLRDKPLWRSVILWLSATLMMGVAASAAAHKYFFAITEINHNQVSDSFEIIHQLTAHDIENTIAQQHNIAFNPEHPNYDALIKAYVEQRFILTSGQRALDVNWIGLEIVRDKIVVYQEASANRFATPLVVKNELLVDTYPKQINTVNFVSGETKISLTFNKSQRIATITNNN from the coding sequence ATGACAACGCTACGAGATAAACCACTCTGGCGTAGCGTCATCCTGTGGCTTAGTGCCACCTTGATGATGGGAGTTGCAGCTTCGGCTGCAGCTCACAAGTATTTCTTTGCCATCACAGAGATTAATCACAATCAGGTCAGTGATAGCTTCGAAATTATTCATCAGCTTACTGCCCACGACATTGAAAACACCATTGCACAGCAACACAACATTGCCTTTAATCCTGAGCATCCAAACTATGATGCCTTGATCAAAGCATATGTTGAGCAAAGGTTCATATTAACAAGTGGTCAAAGGGCACTGGACGTTAACTGGATTGGCCTAGAGATCGTACGCGATAAAATTGTGGTTTATCAAGAAGCGAGTGCCAATCGTTTTGCAACACCACTCGTCGTAAAAAATGAGCTACTAGTTGATACTTACCCTAAGCAAATCAATACAGTAAACTTTGTTAGTGGCGAAACAAAAATCAGCCTAACTTTCAATAAATCGCAACGTATTGCGACAATTACTAACAATAACTAG